CGGCTGCCGATGACGGCCGGGTCCGGGGCCAAGGTGCTCACCGCCTGGGCCGATCCGGCGACGTCCAGGGCGATCCTGGCCGAGGCCTCGTTCACCGAACGGGTGCTGGCCGAGGTACGCCGCCGCGGGTGGGCCCAGTCGGTGGCCGAGCGTGAGACCGGAGTGGCGTCGGTGTCGGCCCCGGTTCGCGACCGGGCGGGCCAGGTCATCGCCGCGGTCTCGGTGTCCGGACCGGTCGAGCGGATCGGTCGCCGCCCGGGCGAACGGTGGGCCGGTGATCTGATCCAGGCGTCGGAAGCGCTGACCGCCCGGCTGTAGCCGGTAACGCAGAAGACCCCCGCAGACCGAAGTCCGCGGGGGTCTTTCGCTGGTAGCCCCGAAGGGATTCGAACCCTCGCTACCGCCGTGAGAGGGCGGCGTCCTAGGCCGCTAGACGACGGGGCCCTAGGTGACACTCGGTCGCACTGCTCGTGACCGAAGAGAATCATACCTGACCACGGGGGCCGGATCGGCCACTCGCGATCGCGTACTCGGATGTCGCTGGGGTACTAGGACTCGAACCTAGAATGAGGGAATCAGAATCCCTAGTGTTGCCAATTACACCATACCCCAAAGCTGTTCCACTGCAGGCACTTTCAGGCGATCACTCACCGACGAAGGCACCGAGAGACCATCTTACAGGCCGATCGCGTCCCGACCAATTCGGCGCATCGGGCCAGCTCAGAGCATCCGTGACGCGGCCTGGCCGGTCAGCAGCTCTCGAGCCAGCGCCCCGTCCACGACGTCCAGCCCGGTCACCTCGGCCAGCCGGGCTGACGCGCCCGGTATCGACGCCACCGCGTCCTGCGCTCCGTGCGGCCGACCGGCACCGTCGCGGTTCAACCAGACTGCGGCCAACCCGGCCCGCAGGGCACCGATCGCGTCGGTGGCCCACCGGTCGCCGACGTAGACGACGCGCTCCGGCGGCAACCCGAGCGAGGCGGCCCCGGCCAGGAAGATCCCCGGGTCCGGCTTGGCCACGCCGAGGTCACCGGAGAACACGGCGCCGTCGATGAAGTCGGCCAGGCCGGCCGCGGCCATCTTGCGGCGCTGGTACGGCCCGTCCGCGTTGGACAGCACGGCGATGGCCGCCCCGTCCGCCCGGAAGCGCTCCAGCGCGGCCGCGACGTCGTCGAACTGCGCGTAGTGGGTGAAGATCGAGGTGTTGCGGAGTTCTTCCAGGGGCGCCGCGTCGAGTTCCAGGGTGCCCGCCGGATCCATCTCGTCAATGACGGCCGCCATCCGGGCCACCAGCATGTCGTCGAAGGTCAGTTCGCCCGACAGGAACCGCTCGTACTGCACGTCGCTGACCGCCGCCCACGAGAGGAGCATCCGCTCCCCCACGTCCGGGGCGGACCCGAACGCGGCCGCGACGTCGAGCAGGGCGTTGCGAGCGGCCCCGCTGAAGTCGATCAGCGTGTCGTCGATGTCGAACAGCACGCCGTACGGGCCAGGATTCATCGATCGGCGAGCTGCATCGCCGCCCGCAGCCGCATCATCGTGCGATCCCGGCCCAGCAACTCCAGCGACTCGTACAGCGGCGGGGAGATGGTCCGTCCGGTGGCCCCGACCCGGACCGGCGCGAAGGCCACCTTCGGCTTGAGGCCCAGTCCGTCGATCAGGGCCGCCTTCAGCGCCGACTCGATGTCGGCGGCGACGAAGTGGTCCAGACTCTCCAGGGCGCTGACCGCGGCGGCCAGGACCGGCCCGGCCTCCGGCTTGAGAACCTTGACCGCGGCCGTCGGGTCGACCTCGAACGTGGTCTCGGCGACCAGCAGGAAGTCGATCATCTCGGCCGCGTCCTTGAGCAGGATGCAGCGCTCTTGGACCAAGGGCGCGGCCCGCTCGATCACGGCGTGCTGGGTCGCGGACAGTTCGGCCAGGCGGCCGGAGGACACGACGTAGGCCGACAGTCGCGCGGCGAAGTCGGCCGGCGCGAGCATCCGCAGGTGGGTCGAGTTGATGGCCTCGGCCTTCTTGCGGTCGAAACGGGCCGGGTTGCCGGAGATCCGCTTTCCGTCGAACGCGGCGACCAGCTCCTCGGGCGTGAAGATATCGCGGTCCTCGGCCAGCGACCAACCCAGCAGCGCCAGGTAGTTGATCATTCCCTCGGCGACGAAGCCGTCCTCCCGGTACTGGAAGAGGTTGGACTGCGGATCCCGTTTGGACAGCTTGCGGTTGCCCTCACCGGTGACGAACGGCATGTGCCCGAACTCCGGGGTGTACTGCGCCACGCCGATGTCGGCCAGCGCCTCGTAGAGCGCGATCTGCCGGGGGGTGGAAGGCAGCAGGTCCTCGCCGCGCAGCACGTGGGTGATGCCCATCAGCGCATCGTCGACCGGATTCACCAACGTGTACAGCGGGTGCCCGTTTCCCCGGACCATCACCGGATCGGGCACCGTGCCGTTCGGGAAGGTCACCCGGCCCCGGACCAGGTCGTCGAACGAGATGTCGCGGTCGGGCATCCGCAGGCGCAGCACCGGGGCCCGCCCGGCGCTCTTCGCCGCCAGGACGAGGGCTTCGTCGGGCACCCGGTCGTAATTGTCGTAGCCGAGCTTCGGGTCACGTCCGGCGGCCAGGTGGCGGGCGGTGTAGTCGTCGACCGTGGAGTAGGACTCGTAGAGGTGCCCGGCCTCGAGCAGCCGCCGCGCCACGTCGGCGTAGATGTCCTTGCGCTGGCTCTGCCGGTACGGGGCGTGCGGGCCGCCGACCAGCGGGCCCTCGTCCCAATCGATGCCGAGCCAGTTCAGCGCGTCGATCAGGGACTGGTAGGACTCCTCGGAGTCCCGAGCCGCATCGGTGTCCTCGATCCGGAACACCAGGGTGCCCCCGTAGTGCCGGGCGAAGGCCCAGTTGAACAGGGCGGTCCGGGCCAGCCCGACGTGTGGTGTGCCCGTCGGTGACGGGCAGAACCGGGCGCGGACCGGGCGGACCGGCGGTTCGGCTGGGCCGCCCGTCGGCGACGGACCGGGCCCGGGGTGGGAATCGGCGGCGGGCGGGACGGGGATGCTCAGCGAGTCAGTCATAGCCCGACCAGCCTATCCGGCCCGCGCCGACCGGCTAACGGTCGACGACCGGGTTGGTGAGCGTACCGATCCCCTCGACCGTGACCGACACGGTCTGCCCGGCCACCATGGGGCCGACGCCGGCCGGGGTGCCGGTGAGGATCACATCACCGGGCAGCAGCGTCATGATCGCCGAGATGAACTCGATCTGGGCCGCCACGCTGTGCACCATGTCGGCGGTGTGGCCGTCCTGCTTGACCTCGTCGTCGAGCTCGGTGCGGATCTCGACGTCGCTCGGGTCGAGTTCGGTCTCGATCCACGGGCCGATCGGGCAGAACGAGTCGAAGCCCTTGCCGCGGGTGAACTGCACGTCGGCCCGCTGCAGGTCCCGCGCGGTGACGTCGTTGGCCACGGTGTAGCCCAGGATCACCGACGAGGCGTTCTCCGCCTTGACGTCTCGACACGGACGGCCGATCACCACGGCGAGCTCGCCCTCGAACTCCACCCGCGAGGACGACGGCGGGATCTGGATCGGGGCACCGGGGCCAATCACGGAGGTGGAAGGCTTGATGAAGATCAGCGGCTCGTCCGGGACGGCGTTGCCCAGTTCAGCGGCGTGGTCGGCGTAGTTGCGGCCCACCGCGACCACCTTCGACGGCAGGATCGGGGCCAGCAGCCGGGTCTGGCCCAGCGGCCATTCCCGGCCGGTGAATTCCGGTGTGCCGAAGGGGTGGTCGACGATCTCCTTGGCCACCAGGTTGTCCTCGTCGGTGCCTTCCACCACGACGAAGGCAACCCCCGACGGGTGGGCGATCCGGGCCAGGCGCATGAGAATTGATTCCTTTTCGGGCGGGAGGGTGAGCGGATCGCCGGCCGTCAGGACGACGACTGGACGGTCGGCCCCAGGGCGTAGACGAGCGAGTCGACCAGAGCCTGCCAGGAGGCCTCGACGACGTTGGTGTGCACACCGACGGTGGTCCACTCGGGCGCGCCGGCGGCCTTGGTCGACGCGGACGCGACCAGCACGCGGGTGACCGAGTCGGTGCCGGCGTGACCGGCCAGGATCCGGACCTTGTAGTCGATCAGTTCGACTCCGTCCAGGGCCGGCAGGTGATCGGCCAGCGCGCTGCGCAGGGCGGAGTCCAGCGCGTTCACCGGACCATTGCCCTCGGCCGTCCGGATCACCCGCTCGCCGCCGACGTGCACCTTGACCGTGGCCTCGCTCTGCACCGCGTTCCCGGCCCTCTCCACGATCACCCGGTACGACTCGAGGGTGAACGGCGCGGTCACGGCCTCACCGCGGGCCGCGGCCAGTTCGTCGCGCAGCAGGAGCTCGAAGGACGCGTCGGCCGCCTCGTAGCTCCAGCCCGCCGCTTCCCGCGCCTTGACCGTGTCGACCACCTTCGACACGACCTCGGGCAGCCCGGCCAGGTCGAGACCGAATTCCTTGGCCTTCAACTCGACCGACGCCCGTCCGGCCATCTCGGTGATCAGGATGTGCATGTCGTTGCCGACCACCTCGGGGTTCAGGTGGTTGTAGAGCTCCGGGTCGACCTTGATGGCCGACGCGTGCAGGCCGGCCTTGTGCGAGAAGGCCGACGAGCCGACGTAGGCCTGGTGGGCGTCCGGCGCGATGTTGGCCAATTCGGCCAGGGCGTGGGAAACGCGGACCATCTCGGGCAGCCGATCCGGCGGCAGCACGGGCAGGCCCAGCTTGACCACCAGGTTGCCCAGGACGGCGAACAGGTCGGCGTTGCCGGCGCGCTCGCCGTAACCGTTGGCCGTGCACTGCACGTGGGTGGCGCCGGCCTGGACGGCGGCGATGGTGTTCGCCACGGCACAGCCGGTGTCGTCCTGGCAGTGGATGCCCAGTCGGAACCCGGTGCGCTCCTTGACCTGTGCGACCACCTCGTGCAGACCGATCGGCATCATGCCGCCGTTCGTGTCGCACATGACGACGACGTCGGCCCCGGCTGTCACCGCGGCCTCGGCCACGCGAAGGCCGTAGTCGCGATCGGCCCGGTACCCGTCGAAGAAGTGCTCGCAGTCCAGGAACACGCGGCGGCCCTCGGCGACCAGGAAGGCGACCGTGTCGCCCACCATCCTCAGGTTCTCCTCCAGGGTGGTGCGCAGCGCCCGCTCGACGTGCCGGACGTCGGACTTCGCCACCAGGGTGACGATCGGCGCCCGCGAGTCGAGCAGCGCCCTGACCTGCAGGTCGTCCTGCGCCCGGACCCCGGCCTTGCGGGTGGAGCCGAACGCGACCAGCTGGGCCGAACCGAGCTTGAGTTCGCCGGCCGCGGCGCGGGCGAAGAACTCGGTGTCCTTGGGCATGGCGCCGGGCCAGCCGCCTTCGATGAACCCGACGCCGAGCTCGTCGAGAAGGGTGGCGGCGGCGATCTTGTCGGCCACCGAGTAGGTGATGCCCTCGCGTTGGGCGCCGTCGCGCAACGTGGTGTCGAACACGTGAAAAGCATCACCCAGCGGCGAGAGCTGCAGCAGTTCCGACCGCGGCGACGCGGGTGCGGTGGTGGTCATCGGAGGATCAGCTCGACGCCAGAGCGGCGAGGCGGTCACCGATGGCGGTGGTCTTGCCGGCCGAGCCGGGCTGGCGGGTGGCCAGGTCGAAGGCGACCGCGGCCTCGACGCGTCGGGCCGCGTCCGGCAGTCCCAGGTGGTCCAGCAGCAACGCCACCGACAGCACGGTGGCCGTCGGGTCGGCCGTCCCGGCCCCGGCGATGTCCGGAGCGGACCCGTGGACCGGCTCGAACATGCTCGGGTTGGCCCCCGAGACGTCCAGGTTCGCCGAGGCGGCCAGCCCGATGCCACCGGACACCGCGGCCGCCAGGTCGGTGAGGATGTCCCCGAAGAGGTTGTCGGTGACGATGACGTCGAAACGGCCCGGGTCGGTGACGAGGTAGATCATCGCCGCGTCGACGTGGGCGTAGGCGACCGTGACGTCGGGGAACTCCATCGAGACCTCTTCGACGACACGGCTCCACAGCTGACCGGCGTGCACCAGGACGTTCGTCTTGTGCACCAGGGTCAGGTGCTTGCGGGGGCGCCGGGCGGCGCGCCGGAAGGCGTCCCGCACCACGCGCTCCACCCCGAAGTACGTGTTCAGGGAGACCTCGGTGGCAATCTCGTGCGGCGTGTCCTTGCGCAGCAGGCCGCCGTTGCCCACATACGGACCCTCGGTGCCCTCACGGAGCACCAACAGGTCGATGGCCTGGTCCCCGGCCAACGGACCGACCACCCCTGGGTACAGCCGGGCCGGGCGCAGGTTGACGTGGTGGTCCAGTTCGAAGCGGATGCGCAGCAGCAGGCCTCGCTCGAGGATTCCGGACGGAACGGTCGGGTCGCCGACCGCGCCGAGCAGGATCGCGTCGTGGTCGCGCAGTTCCCGCAGGACCGAATCGGGGAGCAGTTCCCCGGTCCGGTGCCACCGGGCGGCACCGAGGTCGTAGGTGGTCGTCTCGACGGAGGGCACGACGCCCTTCAGGACCTTCAGGCCCTCCGCGACGACCTCGGGGCCGATGCCGTCACCGGGAATGACCGCGAGCTTCATGTTCAACCGTTTCTACTCTGACGCCGACGGGCCGCGATCGACCCTGGTCGGACACGCCAAGTGGGGCGGGGTGGGGGTGGAGGTTCCGTTCCCGAACGAGCGGACTCGACCGGACCGGTGCTGCGCAATAGTTACTGCGAAGAGTAACCATATCGGTCCAATAGGTGGATACCGGCGTCCAGGTGCGTGCGGAGCGAACATTTCCGCTCCGCACACCTGCCCTTGGACGGCCGACCGAGGGAACAGCGGCCGCGGGTCAGCCCGTCCCGGTCAGCGTGACCACCTCAGCGCGGGCACCGTCGCGGCCGTGCAGATGCAGGACGAGCGCGTCCGCGGCCGAGGTACCGGCGGCCAGCCGGTACGGGATGCCGGTGTCGCCCTGGTCCTGCCAGAGCGGGGCACCGGTGGTGATGGCCGGACGCGCCACGTCGAAGTCGATGGCCGGCGTGGTATCGACCGTGCCCCCGTTCTGCGGCGAGCCGTAGGCGGCATAGGTGGCCACCGAGTACCGGATCGGGAACGTGGCATCGCCCGGCCGGTAGCCGATGGCCGTCGGGTCGATCGGGATCAGCATCACATTCGTGTCGAACACGTTCGTGTCCACCGCCCCCAGGTTGAAGTTGACCGGATAGATGCCGATCAGCGATCCGGCCCCGGCGTCGTCGAACAACAAGGCGTACAACAGGTCCGAGGTACCGGCGGACGTCGGGTCACCGACCGTCTGGACCTGGACGCTGTAGTCGGCGGTGTTGTCCCCGTTGGTGTCGATGTTGACCGTCGGGAACATGTTCTTGCCCGCGCTCGCCCAGTTGCCGTAGGTGGACAGGCCGAACCAGAGGTAGCCGGGGTCACCGGCGTCGCCGGAGGTGCGGCCCGCGCCGACCGCCTGCAGATCGGCCGAGCGGTCCGCGTCGGTCGAGCAGGCGGCGCTGGTCCCCACCGCGGCCGGGGCGGGGGGCGAGGAGGTGATGGCGGCCGGCCCCGCCGTCGCGGTCCGAGCCGTACAGGCCGGAGCGCGGTTGCTGCGGTACCCGAGATTGAGCACCGAGGTCAGCGAGTTGTAGGCGACGCTGGCCGAGTCGGCCGGAGAGGACAGGGAGAATCCGGTGCCGGTCAGCACCACGGCCGGCTGGCCGTCGACGGTGCCGTCGGCGGCCGTGGTGGACGACACCGGCTCCGCCCCCCCGGAGACCGGGACCCGCAGATCGGGGTGCCCGGCCGAGGTGAGGAGCAGTCGCCCGGACGCGACCGCGAGGTACTGGCGAGCCTCGTCCAGTCCGGTCAGGGCGTTGGTCTGCTGCGCCGGGGTGCCGGCCTCCAACGTGTGCCGGAGGTCGGAGGGGGTGATGTCCATGGTCACGGCGACCGAGGAGGTGCTGCCGGGCGCGACCGTCAAGGTCGACGGGTTGACCTGATAGGTGACGCCGGGCTGGTCCGTGACCGCCTGGTAGGTCAGCGCGACCTGGGCCGCCGCGGTACCGGTGTTCTGGACCACCACGGTGGTGGTCCGGGTCACGGTGGCGACTCCCGGGTCGGCCCCGACCACCCCGAAGTTCACCGAGACGCCACCGGCGGTGCCCGAGTTGTAGGCCAGGAGCGTCGTCTCCAGGGCCGATTGCGCGTCGATGCGCCCCGACCCGACCCGGTTCGGCCCGAGCGCCGGACCGGACCGGTCGGCCGCGCCGTAGACGTCGTGGTCGGCGGTGTTGATCACGGCCGCCTTGACCTGCTCGGGGGTCCAGTCCGGCCGCTGCTGGCGCACCAGCGCAGCGATCCCGGCCACCTCGGCCGCGGCCATCGACGTGCCGGAGCGCAGGCCACCGCCGGTCCCGCTGCCCATCAAGGCGGAGGTGACGGTGTCCCCGGGGGCGGCCACGTCGGGTTTGACCGCCGCCGCGTCGTGCGGCCCACGAGCCGTCGAGGGCTCGACCAGATCGGTGATCTGATCGTCGATCTCGGGCTTCTGACCGGCCAGGCTCCCGGTGAAGGTGACGCTGATCCCGCCGTCCAGATACGGCTGGAGGGCGGCCGTCGCGGCCGGCGTCAGTTGGAACACCGGCAGATACGCGTCGCCGGCCACCGGACCCGAGAAGATCGGAGCGGCGCTGGTCAGCAGGATGCCGCGGCCGCCCGCGGCCCGGATGTTCGCAGCCCGCTGGGCCGACCCGCAGGATCGGGTGGAGTTGTCGTCGTCCCAGGTCAACCAGGCGATCTTCCCGGTCACCAGTTCCTTGTCGGCCGCGGACAGCGGGGCACACCCGTCCGCGTCGGCCGCCGAAAGGGCGACGACCTCACCGCTCACGTCGGCGGCCAGGGTCCAGGGATAGGCGGTCGACATCTGGCCGGCGACGCTCGTCGGCGGTTGCCCCGCGACGGTCACCGACAGGCCGTCGAGTTGCTGGGAGGCATCGACGGAGGAAGCCACCACCAACGACCTCGTCGAGGTGGCGAGCGAGCCGGCGGAGTCGGTCTCGTCACCGCCGTTGCCCGCCGCCACCACGGGCAGCACACCGTGCCGGGCCACCGCGTCCAGCACCGTCGTTTCCGGATCCTGGACCGCCGCCGGACCGGACAGCGACAGGTCGACGACGTCCAGGCGATCGCGGAAGTCACCGTCGCCGTTCGGGTCGAGCGCCCGGTCCAGAGCGGGGATGACGGCATCGGTCGTGCCCGAGCATCCGAAGACCTTGAACGCGTACAGCGAAGCCTGCGGAGCCATCCCCGGGCCGACCTTCATCCCGTACAGGTCGGCTCCGGTCAGTTGTCCGTAGTCACCGGTGAACGTCTGCCCGTCCGCCGTGACCCCGGCCCCGGCGATGGTGCCGGCGACGTGGGTTCCGTGACCGTTGCAGTCGATCGGGTTGGCGTCCGGATGCGGCACCGACCGGGCGGCGGTGCCGGCGCCGGAGACGGCGGAGGAGTCGTAGTCGTCGCCCACGAAGTCGTAACCTCCGACCACCCGCGCGGTCGGCGACCAGGTGTTCGTGTGGCGTGCTGCCTGGTAGACCGCGGCGGTGCCGGCGCCCCCGAAATCGGCGTGGGTGTAGTCGATCCCGGTGTCGATGACGCCGATCCGCACGCCGCGGCCGGTGACTCCCAGATCGGTCCATGACGCGAGTGCCCTGGTCAGCTGGGCGGCCCCGGCGTTGGCCGGGGACTTCGGGACGATCTCGGAGACTTGCACCACGTCGCTACGGGCGGCCACGGCTCGGAGTGCGGCCGGGTCGGCGGTCAGTCCCAGTCCGGGCACTGCGTTCGTGACGACGAACGTGGTGACCGCGTCGGGATCGGCCGCCGCGGCGGTGGCCGAGACCGATGCGGCGAGCGCGGAGATGGCCGATCGCGCTCCGGCCACGGCCACGCTGACCTGCGCCGTCGACTCACCCCGGGCGCGGGCCGAGTCGTACACGTCGGCCGCCCCGGCCATCGGCAACTGCACGAACACGGTGTGCTCGCCCGATCCAGCGGCGAGCGTCGGCTGGAGAACGGCGTTGCGGGCGGTCAGGTTGCTGTAGCCCGGTTTCATCGGCCCGGGTTGGGCCGGCGCATCGGCGACGGGGCGGCTGTCCGTCGGGTCGGTGGCCGACGCGGCCGGACCCGACGGTGCGGCCAGCCCGGCGGCCATCAGCAGCGCCGCCAGGCCGGCGGTCCGCATGCTCCGGACGGTCGATCGGCTCCGGTGTCGAGCCACACCTCACCGTCCTGTCTGATCCCGCCGATCCAGGCCCTTCCGCGGCCGCCTCCGCCGGGCGGAAGCAGCCGCGGAGGCCCGGTTCTCACATTGTCCCAGCGGCTGCACCAGGAGATGACGGTAGGGCCTGCCGAGGTCCGGCGCCAGAGGCCCACGGCTGGGCCGGCGCCGGACGTCGGTCAGTCGGCCGCGATCCCGCGGATCGCGCTGGCCGAGACGGCCGCGCCGATCGTCTCCAGCAGGCCCGCGTCGGGCAGGCCGTCGACCCGCAGCACCATGATCGAGGCGTGTCCGGAGATCTCCTGGGAGATCTGCGCGGCCAGGATGTTCACGCCGGCGTCCCCGAGCAGCCGACCGACGGTGCCCATCACGCCGGGGCGGTCGGCATAGGCGACGACCAGCAGGTCTCCTTCGGCCCGCAGGTCGAAGTGCCGGTTGTTGATCTCCACCAGTTTGGCGACCTGGTTCTCGCCGGACAGCGTCCCGGAGACCGAGCGGGTCGACCCGTCGGACATCGCCGCTCTCAGGGTCACCGACGACCGGTAGTCGCCGGTCTCCTTGGTGCTCGTCCCGGCCAGGGACAGGCCGTGTTCGGCGGCCAGGGCCGGCGCATTGACGAAGGTGACGGCTTCGGTGATCACCGGCCCGAAGATGCCCCGGACCGCGGCCAGCTGCAGGATCGTGGTGTCGGAGTCGGCCAGGTCGCCTCGCACCTCGACCACCACCTTGGCCGGCACACTGCCGGCGACGGCGGTCAGGATGGTGCCCAGCCGGGACGCGAGCGGGATCCACGGGCGGACCTCGTCGGCCACCGGACCGGCCGCCTGGACGTTGACCGCGTCGGGCACGAAGTCGCCTCGCAGGGCGAGCTTCACCGAGCGGGCGACCGCCGTCCCGGCCTTGTCCTGTGCTTCTTCGGTCGATGCACCGAGATGCGGGGTGAGCACGATGTTCGGTGCGCTGCGCAGTGGGTTGTCGGGTGCGGCCGGTTCCTTGACGTAGACGTCGATACCTGCTGCGGCGACCCGGCCCTCCGTCAGCGCGTCGGCCAGCGCCTGCTCGTCGACCAGACCGCCGCGGGCCGCGTTGATGATGATCACGTTCGGCTTGACCGTGGCCAGCTCGGCCGCCCCGATCAACCCGAGGGTCTCCGGGGTCTTGGGCAGGTGGATGGAGATGATGTCGGCCTCGCGCAGCAGGGTCGGCAGGTCCACCAGCGTCACCCCGAGCGCGGCCGCGCGGGCCGGCTGGAGGTACGGGTCGTAGGCGATGACGTGGGTGCCGAACGCGGCGATCCGGGCCGCGAACAGCTGGCCGATCCGGCCCAGCCCGACGACACCGACCGTCTTGTCGGCGATCTCGACGCCCATGAACTTGCTGCGCTTCCACTCGCCCGCGACCATGGTGGCGTGGGCGGCTGGGATCTGGCGGGCCACCGACAGCAGCAGGGCGATCGCATGTTCGGCGGCCGTGATGATGTTCGACTGCGGGGCGTTGACCACCAGCACGCCACGGGCGGTGGCCGCCGGAACGTCCACGTTGTCCAACCCGATACCGGCGCGGGCGATCACCTTGAGCCGGGGAGCGGCGGCCAGTGCCTCGGCGTCGATGGTGGTGGCCGAGCGGATCAGCACGGCGTCGGCGTCGGCCAGCGCCGGCAGGAGGGCGGCTCGGTCGGCGCCGTCGACGTGGCGGATGTCGAAGTCCGAACCGAGGGCCTGCATCGCCGAAGGGGCGAGCGTCTCGGCGATCAGGACTACCGGTGTGGCGGGAGTGGGCACGCTTTGTTCATCTCCGTCTTGCTGTCCTCGGCCGTGAGTCGATCCCCTGGCCGCGTTCGGTGGGTTCGGGCAGGCGGCGAGATGCCGCCCATCGGCCCGTCCGGTTCGGGTGCATCGGTGCGCCCGGGGGGCCATCGTATCGAGGTCGACCGGGCCGGTCGGGACGGGTCCGGCCGTCAGGGCCCGGCGCCGTCGCCCCGGCACCGCGATTGGTAAAGATCTGTGGGCGAATTCATCGTTCGCCGATGCGGGAGCTCACGCGGGCCCTACAGTGATCTCGAATTCTCCGCCACCGAAAGGAACGACAGTGACGACTCCCCCGCCCTACGGCTCTGTGCCGAGCCAGCCCCAGGGTTACCCCCCGCCGGGTCAGCCGGCCCCGGGCGCCTACCCGAACACGGGCGCGACCCCGGCGCCGGGGTACGGGCAGCCGCAGTACGGTCAGCAGCCGCCGGCCTACGGTCAGCAGCCGGGGTACGCGCAGCCGGCCTACCCCGCCGCGCCGGGCTTCGCCCCCGCCGGCTACGGAGCGCCGATGGCCGCCCGGCGACCGGGCATGGTGACCGCGGCCGCCGTTCTCGCCTTCATCTGGGGCGCCTTCGCCATCATCGGTGGCCTGATCATCATGGCCGCCAGCTCCATCGTCTCCTCGGCCTCCGCCTACTGCAACTCCCTGACCACCACGGACGCCACCACCGTGGCCGACTGCAACACCGTCAGTGGCTACAGCGGAACCTTCAAGGCGATCGCCGGTGCGCTCGCGGTCGTGGCCATCCTGCTGATCTGGGGCGGCGTGGTTGCTCTGACCGGGAAGAACGCACAGATCCTGGTGATCGGCGCGGCGGTCTTCATCCTGCTGCAGATCGTCGAACTGATCATCAGCGCCACGTCCAGCGGCAGCTTCTACGGCACCGGCATCATCGGCATCGTCGCCCCCGTGCTGATGCTGATCTTCATGCTCAACCCGGCCTCCAAGGCCTGGTTCAGGTCCAAGGGCGCCAAGACGTTCTAGACCCCACCCGACCCGGGTCTCGAC
This window of the Nakamurella panacisegetis genome carries:
- a CDS encoding S8 family serine peptidase, with protein sequence MRTAGLAALLMAAGLAAPSGPAASATDPTDSRPVADAPAQPGPMKPGYSNLTARNAVLQPTLAAGSGEHTVFVQLPMAGAADVYDSARARGESTAQVSVAVAGARSAISALAASVSATAAAADPDAVTTFVVTNAVPGLGLTADPAALRAVAARSDVVQVSEIVPKSPANAGAAQLTRALASWTDLGVTGRGVRIGVIDTGIDYTHADFGGAGTAAVYQAARHTNTWSPTARVVGGYDFVGDDYDSSAVSGAGTAARSVPHPDANPIDCNGHGTHVAGTIAGAGVTADGQTFTGDYGQLTGADLYGMKVGPGMAPQASLYAFKVFGCSGTTDAVIPALDRALDPNGDGDFRDRLDVVDLSLSGPAAVQDPETTVLDAVARHGVLPVVAAGNGGDETDSAGSLATSTRSLVVASSVDASQQLDGLSVTVAGQPPTSVAGQMSTAYPWTLAADVSGEVVALSAADADGCAPLSAADKELVTGKIAWLTWDDDNSTRSCGSAQRAANIRAAGGRGILLTSAAPIFSGPVAGDAYLPVFQLTPAATAALQPYLDGGISVTFTGSLAGQKPEIDDQITDLVEPSTARGPHDAAAVKPDVAAPGDTVTSALMGSGTGGGLRSGTSMAAAEVAGIAALVRQQRPDWTPEQVKAAVINTADHDVYGAADRSGPALGPNRVGSGRIDAQSALETTLLAYNSGTAGGVSVNFGVVGADPGVATVTRTTTVVVQNTGTAAAQVALTYQAVTDQPGVTYQVNPSTLTVAPGSTSSVAVTMDITPSDLRHTLEAGTPAQQTNALTGLDEARQYLAVASGRLLLTSAGHPDLRVPVSGGAEPVSSTTAADGTVDGQPAVVLTGTGFSLSSPADSASVAYNSLTSVLNLGYRSNRAPACTARTATAGPAAITSSPPAPAAVGTSAACSTDADRSADLQAVGAGRTSGDAGDPGYLWFGLSTYGNWASAGKNMFPTVNIDTNGDNTADYSVQVQTVGDPTSAGTSDLLYALLFDDAGAGSLIGIYPVNFNLGAVDTNVFDTNVMLIPIDPTAIGYRPGDATFPIRYSVATYAAYGSPQNGGTVDTTPAIDFDVARPAITTGAPLWQDQGDTGIPYRLAAGTSAADALVLHLHGRDGARAEVVTLTGTG
- the serA gene encoding phosphoglycerate dehydrogenase; the encoded protein is MPTPATPVVLIAETLAPSAMQALGSDFDIRHVDGADRAALLPALADADAVLIRSATTIDAEALAAAPRLKVIARAGIGLDNVDVPAATARGVLVVNAPQSNIITAAEHAIALLLSVARQIPAAHATMVAGEWKRSKFMGVEIADKTVGVVGLGRIGQLFAARIAAFGTHVIAYDPYLQPARAAALGVTLVDLPTLLREADIISIHLPKTPETLGLIGAAELATVKPNVIIINAARGGLVDEQALADALTEGRVAAAGIDVYVKEPAAPDNPLRSAPNIVLTPHLGASTEEAQDKAGTAVARSVKLALRGDFVPDAVNVQAAGPVADEVRPWIPLASRLGTILTAVAGSVPAKVVVEVRGDLADSDTTILQLAAVRGIFGPVITEAVTFVNAPALAAEHGLSLAGTSTKETGDYRSSVTLRAAMSDGSTRSVSGTLSGENQVAKLVEINNRHFDLRAEGDLLVVAYADRPGVMGTVGRLLGDAGVNILAAQISQEISGHASIMVLRVDGLPDAGLLETIGAAVSASAIRGIAAD